The following proteins are encoded in a genomic region of Paenibacillus sp. FSL R7-0273:
- a CDS encoding ABC transporter permease yields the protein MNIVNTLTIRHLKQNKRRTLVTIVGVIISVSMMTAVITLIFSFADLMIRQTIADTGEWHIQYQDITKEQLAAIQGDDATKTAAITRDLGYAPLEGGQNSNKPYLFIKEYDVQGFAQFQVEISKGRLPHTDKEVVISESIAANGKVKYEIGDRLTLRVGDRFEPGGDHPLDQTDPLRREDGTLTETLQHSIIRDYTVVGFIKRPVSETAWAPGYTVISYVDDHILGGDDRVDASVVLQQVNPFLFAHAEKLAEKNQIDTVQYNNDLLHYYGLSSSGASSSMMFSLSAIIMGAIIIGSVGLIYNAFAISVSERSRHLGMLASVGATKRQKRNSVFFEGIVIGLISIPIGILCGLAGIGITFSFMNSMIEGALWTSEKLRLIVTPLLLLITSLVSMLTIFISTYLPAVKASRVSPMDAIRQTTDVKLTAKAVKTPEIIRKLFGIEAEIGLKNLKRNKRRHHVILFSLVISIVLFLTISFFTAGLTQSLALSQEGIDYDIEVSSSNGKGLDDRLMQSLVSLDGITEYNVIHELLGNAWIDAASIADVLQEKIKQDKSMLQDGKYPYDIKLHALNDSSLQAYARAVGADYEQLTDLEHPAAIVMDTIHYKDMDTGKYIQTKSIYANIGQHIELTSFIKEGGEETKANKVIFAALTDKAPMGMSPVGVGGLNMIVSERVMNRLADNEELANASMYLHLKSTEPVKTQQEIEEMNETNLNVYNVYQSRKSEEQQILLMNVFAYGFIVLITAISVANIFNTISTGLALRKREFAMLKSVGATPKGFARMLNYESVFYGVKSLLYGLPVSFAVMVLIYKAFSNKFSYGFTLPWMSILSVIVGVFVIVSSAVAYSGAKVKKENIIDALKQENI from the coding sequence ATGAATATTGTCAATACCTTAACCATCCGGCATCTGAAGCAGAACAAGAGACGAACACTTGTGACTATTGTTGGCGTGATTATTTCGGTATCCATGATGACCGCTGTCATTACGCTTATTTTTTCCTTTGCGGATTTAATGATCAGACAAACGATCGCAGATACAGGGGAGTGGCATATTCAGTATCAAGATATAACCAAAGAACAGCTTGCGGCTATACAGGGCGATGATGCAACCAAAACGGCTGCAATCACAAGAGACCTTGGGTATGCCCCATTAGAAGGGGGACAAAATTCCAATAAGCCGTACTTGTTCATCAAGGAATATGATGTGCAAGGGTTCGCACAATTTCAAGTTGAAATAAGCAAGGGACGTCTTCCTCATACGGACAAGGAGGTTGTGATCTCCGAGTCTATTGCAGCAAATGGCAAAGTGAAATACGAAATCGGCGACCGTCTAACGCTTCGTGTCGGCGACCGATTCGAACCAGGGGGCGATCATCCCCTGGATCAGACGGATCCGCTGCGCAGGGAAGACGGCACATTGACCGAGACATTACAGCATAGCATAATTAGGGATTATACGGTGGTAGGCTTCATTAAACGTCCGGTGTCGGAAACGGCCTGGGCCCCGGGTTATACGGTCATTAGCTATGTCGATGATCATATCCTCGGGGGGGATGATCGGGTCGATGCGTCGGTGGTCTTGCAGCAGGTCAATCCGTTCTTGTTCGCACATGCGGAGAAGCTGGCTGAGAAAAACCAAATTGACACTGTCCAATATAATAACGATTTGCTTCATTATTATGGCTTGTCCAGCAGCGGAGCCTCATCCAGCATGATGTTCTCATTATCGGCAATCATTATGGGGGCCATTATAATTGGCTCGGTTGGGCTCATCTATAACGCTTTTGCGATATCCGTCTCGGAGCGTTCCCGCCATTTAGGGATGCTCGCGAGCGTGGGGGCGACGAAAAGGCAGAAGCGAAATTCCGTATTTTTTGAAGGTATCGTCATTGGTTTGATCAGCATTCCTATTGGCATCTTATGCGGTCTTGCCGGAATCGGAATCACCTTTTCGTTCATGAACTCAATGATTGAAGGGGCATTATGGACTAGTGAAAAGCTGAGGCTTATCGTCACGCCGCTATTGCTCTTGATTACTAGTCTTGTTTCGATGCTGACGATTTTCATTTCGACGTATCTCCCGGCGGTTAAAGCATCCCGGGTATCTCCCATGGACGCGATTCGCCAAACCACTGATGTTAAGCTTACGGCCAAAGCAGTGAAGACGCCCGAGATCATTCGTAAGCTCTTCGGAATTGAAGCAGAAATCGGGCTGAAAAACTTAAAAAGGAACAAACGAAGACATCATGTTATTCTTTTTTCGCTTGTCATCAGCATCGTTTTGTTTTTGACGATATCGTTTTTCACGGCTGGCCTGACACAATCTCTGGCATTGTCGCAGGAAGGCATCGATTACGATATTGAAGTGTCGTCCAGTAATGGAAAAGGACTGGATGATCGGTTGATGCAATCGCTTGTATCTCTGGATGGCATCACGGAATACAACGTCATTCATGAGTTACTCGGGAACGCTTGGATCGATGCGGCAAGCATCGCCGACGTGTTGCAAGAGAAGATTAAGCAGGATAAGAGTATGCTGCAAGACGGGAAATACCCTTACGACATTAAACTCCATGCACTGAATGATTCGAGCCTGCAAGCCTATGCCAGAGCGGTAGGCGCAGATTACGAACAGCTTACGGATCTGGAGCATCCCGCCGCAATCGTGATGGATACGATTCATTACAAAGATATGGATACGGGGAAATATATTCAGACGAAGTCCATATATGCGAATATCGGCCAACATATCGAGCTAACGAGTTTTATTAAAGAGGGTGGGGAAGAAACGAAGGCAAATAAAGTGATATTTGCCGCATTGACGGATAAGGCACCGATGGGGATGAGCCCGGTAGGCGTAGGCGGGTTAAATATGATTGTGTCGGAACGCGTCATGAATCGGCTGGCAGACAACGAAGAGCTGGCTAACGCTTCGATGTACCTCCATTTGAAAAGCACGGAACCGGTGAAAACGCAGCAGGAAATTGAAGAGATGAATGAGACCAATCTGAATGTCTACAATGTATATCAATCCAGAAAAAGCGAAGAACAACAAATTCTGCTGATGAACGTCTTTGCTTACGGTTTTATCGTATTAATCACTGCGATTTCCGTTGCGAACATCTTTAATACGATCTCGACAGGGCTGGCTCTTCGCAAACGGGAATTCGCGATGCTGAAATCCGTAGGCGCTACGCCAAAGGGGTTTGCAAGAATGTTGAACTATGAGAGTGTATTTTATGGGGTCAAGTCGCTCTTGTATGGGCTTCCTGTCAGTTTCGCCGTGATGGTTCTGATCTACAAAGCATTTTCGAACAAATTCAGCTATGGGTTCACCCTGCCCTGGATGAGCATTCTGTCTGTCATTGTGGGCGTATTTGTCATTGTCAGCTCTGCGGTTGCTTATTCCGGCGCTAAAGTAAAAAAGGAGAATATTATTGATGCATTAAAGCAAGAGAATATATGA
- a CDS encoding ABC transporter ATP-binding protein, translated as MEILTIENLSKIYGTGESAVKALDDVSFSVQKGEFVAIIGPSGSGKSTLLHMLGGVDRPTGGKVYVQDTDMYTLNETQLAIFRRRQIGLIYQFFNLIPVLTVEENITLPLLLDQQKVDQKQLADLVNTLNLQHRLNHLPNQLSGGQQQRVSIGRAIIGNPAIMLADEPTGNLDSRNSSEIVDLLKMLNKTYHQTLIVITHDERIALQADRIISIEDGRIAKDEVIRR; from the coding sequence ATGGAGATTTTAACAATTGAAAATTTGTCTAAAATATACGGCACAGGCGAATCGGCGGTGAAGGCGCTTGATGATGTTTCCTTTTCGGTCCAAAAAGGTGAATTCGTCGCAATTATCGGACCTTCCGGTTCGGGAAAATCGACACTCCTTCATATGCTGGGCGGTGTGGATCGACCGACCGGCGGGAAAGTGTATGTTCAGGATACGGATATGTATACCTTGAACGAAACGCAGCTGGCCATCTTCAGGCGCAGGCAAATCGGGCTGATCTACCAGTTTTTCAATCTGATTCCCGTCCTGACGGTGGAAGAGAATATTACGCTGCCGCTCTTGCTGGATCAACAAAAGGTAGATCAAAAGCAATTGGCTGATCTTGTGAATACGTTGAATTTGCAGCATCGATTAAACCATCTGCCGAATCAGCTATCCGGCGGACAGCAGCAGCGTGTCTCGATTGGCAGGGCGATCATCGGCAATCCTGCGATCATGCTGGCTGACGAACCCACCGGGAATCTGGACAGCAGAAATAGCAGCGAGATCGTCGATTTATTGAAAATGCTGAATAAGACCTATCATCAGACACTGATCGTAATCACGCATGACGAACGGATTGCCCTGCAAGCCGACAGAATCATTTCGATTGAAGATGGGAGGATTGCCAAAGACGAGGTGATAAGGCGATGA
- a CDS encoding VanZ family protein, translating into MQVKQQRKITFIITIGYTLIILYFMLFAFGRADKVDQISQYTFIFLPDSFFRVPGLSDLQHPTLMDLVGIGNFAAFIPFGILLPLLYRTSFVRFMTGFILSILVVETIQALTFLGSFDTNDVIQNSLGAAIGFGAYKIGFRTKNYWRNIAATGIASAALMLGVWGVFGIVDQVLTKEVGPFVAINEWKDSTGNPLTGTRQDRLKIGGQDVKPEYNVYDTNGKKKETYTYSLGNKGELYLSLNYGIPDHKDFQGSIKVTVDGQELLSVSAEDQLHEPDMRILYITRAKELKITIEGNETLWDVGYREMVYTWN; encoded by the coding sequence ATGCAAGTGAAGCAGCAACGCAAGATTACTTTTATTATCACCATAGGCTACACCCTGATTATTCTTTATTTTATGCTTTTTGCTTTTGGCAGAGCGGATAAGGTGGATCAAATCAGTCAGTATACCTTTATTTTTTTGCCGGACAGTTTTTTTAGGGTGCCGGGTCTTTCCGATCTTCAGCATCCGACACTGATGGACTTGGTGGGTATTGGAAACTTTGCAGCCTTCATACCTTTTGGCATACTGCTTCCGTTGTTATACCGCACCAGCTTTGTTCGCTTCATGACAGGGTTTATCCTGTCCATTCTTGTGGTGGAGACCATCCAGGCACTAACATTCCTCGGCAGCTTTGACACGAACGACGTCATACAGAACTCATTGGGCGCTGCTATAGGATTCGGGGCGTACAAGATTGGCTTTCGTACAAAAAATTACTGGAGAAATATCGCTGCTACGGGAATTGCCAGTGCTGCCTTAATGCTCGGCGTGTGGGGGGTCTTCGGAATAGTGGATCAAGTGCTCACCAAAGAGGTGGGCCCTTTTGTAGCGATAAACGAATGGAAGGATAGTACCGGAAATCCATTAACGGGAACCAGACAGGACCGTCTTAAGATTGGCGGTCAAGACGTGAAACCCGAATATAATGTGTATGACACCAACGGTAAAAAGAAGGAAACCTATACGTATTCGTTAGGCAATAAGGGAGAGCTGTATCTTAGCTTGAATTATGGAATTCCTGATCATAAGGATTTTCAGGGCAGCATTAAGGTTACCGTTGACGGGCAAGAGCTCCTGTCTGTATCTGCAGAAGATCAGCTCCATGAGCCGGATATGAGGATCCTTTATATCACCCGTGCTAAGGAGCTTAAGATAACCATTGAGGGAAATGAAACCCTTTGGGATGTTGGATATAGAGAGATGGTATATACCTGGAATTGA
- a CDS encoding sensor histidine kinase: MLRNRENQILLLVMGSISLSAIVIAAFISSAAAALVIIVSVLLTGTALLFTKRRYYELEKLSVYLREISSGRDSLDPRDNQEGELSILKNDIYKVTRMLSEHRSLLQRDKLQLTDAISDISHQLKTPITSMTVMADLLSAPDLPPLKRAEFTHHIRIQLERIDWLVSSLLKLAKMEAGTIPFKKDRIHIKTLIQKALEPVMIPMDIKGQTVSVTGDDNVSFTGDFRWTAEAVINILKNGVEHTPEGGAITITFSDNVLFTEIVIADNGEGIPREDLPYIFKRFYKGKNANEGSIGIGLAMAHSIIASQNGVIDVTSDSGTGTQFRIKFYKHVI; encoded by the coding sequence ATGCTGCGCAATCGGGAAAATCAAATATTATTACTCGTCATGGGCTCGATCAGCTTATCGGCGATCGTCATTGCTGCCTTCATTTCGTCCGCCGCCGCAGCCCTCGTTATTATTGTATCCGTACTGCTTACCGGCACAGCTTTATTATTCACAAAACGGAGATATTACGAGCTAGAGAAGCTGTCCGTCTATTTGCGGGAGATTAGCAGCGGCCGGGACTCCCTTGACCCTCGCGATAATCAGGAAGGTGAGCTTAGCATCTTAAAGAATGATATTTACAAGGTGACACGCATGCTCTCCGAGCACCGGTCGCTATTGCAGCGGGATAAACTTCAGCTGACCGATGCCATCTCCGATATTTCACACCAGCTCAAAACACCGATCACCTCTATGACAGTCATGGCAGATCTGTTAAGCGCGCCTGACCTGCCTCCACTCAAAAGAGCGGAGTTCACCCATCATATTCGCATTCAGCTTGAACGGATCGATTGGCTTGTTTCATCCTTATTAAAGCTAGCGAAAATGGAAGCGGGAACCATCCCGTTCAAAAAAGATCGAATACACATTAAAACCCTTATCCAAAAGGCACTGGAGCCGGTTATGATTCCGATGGATATTAAGGGACAGACCGTTTCCGTCACGGGGGATGACAACGTCTCATTTACAGGCGATTTCCGTTGGACTGCTGAAGCGGTTATCAATATTTTAAAAAATGGAGTGGAGCATACACCTGAAGGCGGTGCGATTACCATCACATTTTCCGACAACGTGCTATTTACAGAAATTGTTATTGCTGATAACGGAGAGGGCATTCCGAGAGAGGATTTGCCTTATATTTTCAAACGCTTTTATAAAGGAAAGAATGCTAATGAAGGAAGCATTGGTATAGGGCTTGCGATGGCTCACAGCATCATTGCAAGCCAGAACGGCGTAATTGATGTAACGAGCGACAGCGGGACGGGTACACAGTTTCGGATCAAATTTTATAAGCATGTGATTTAA
- a CDS encoding response regulator transcription factor, producing MKILLVEDDKTIASGLEYSLQQEGYWTVLCHDAASARKVLAEDIDQFTLCLFDLQLPDGTGYELCKQVKERRDIPVIFLTVIDDEVNVVMGLDMGADDYITKPFRVRELLSRIKSVLRRYQKLSHAGAVIDIDNVRIHTLEGKVYKNGAEISLTALEYRLLLIFGNHVGQVLSRNQLLEQIWDVAGDFVNDNTLTVYIKRLREKLEDNPEQPALIKTVRGLGYKVGE from the coding sequence ATGAAAATATTATTAGTTGAAGATGATAAGACGATCGCGTCGGGACTGGAATATTCGCTGCAGCAAGAGGGTTATTGGACCGTTCTCTGCCATGATGCCGCATCAGCCCGAAAGGTGCTCGCCGAGGACATCGATCAGTTCACTTTATGCCTGTTCGATTTACAGCTTCCAGACGGAACAGGCTATGAATTATGCAAGCAGGTGAAGGAACGACGGGATATTCCGGTCATTTTCTTAACGGTGATTGATGATGAGGTCAACGTCGTGATGGGACTCGATATGGGAGCCGATGATTACATTACCAAACCTTTTCGGGTTCGCGAGCTTCTCTCCCGGATCAAGTCCGTCCTGCGGAGATACCAGAAGCTGTCCCACGCCGGAGCGGTCATCGACATTGACAATGTGCGCATCCATACGCTGGAAGGCAAAGTATATAAAAATGGTGCCGAAATTTCGCTAACCGCCTTGGAATACCGCTTATTGCTGATCTTTGGGAACCACGTTGGACAGGTCCTCAGCAGAAATCAGCTCCTGGAGCAAATCTGGGACGTGGCCGGCGACTTCGTTAATGACAATACGTTAACGGTCTATATCAAAAGGCTAAGGGAAAAGCTGGAGGATAATCCGGAGCAGCCGGCTCTGATCAAAACGGTACGCGGTTTAGGCTATAAGGTTGGTGAATAG
- a CDS encoding U32 family peptidase — MTELLAPAGNMEALKAAISNGCDAIYLGMQKFGARAYSSNFDVESLKEAVTYAHLRDVKIYVAMNTIVFENEVEEMKAQIRELNEIGVDGVIVQDLTAFDYIVKNFLDMEAHCSTQMGIDDVDGTLLFKELGAKRVVLSREVKIEKVKEIKRIAEIPLEIFVHGALCVSYSGNCLMSGLLGNRCANRGRCVGSCRKEYELMDKTTDTSLGKSYILSTKDLNTIDYVDDLKEIDSLKIEGRMKAPTYVANVVSKYRRALDHKVTEEDKENLKKTFNRTFTKGYLFNEDRRNITNISKPNNFGYEIGTISKVDKDRYEITLTRTLNQNDTIRINHNNEDVNLMVAKLYDKNGELISKAQDVCYIKIKEKLATGDLVYKTKDYFYTKELEASLEKEFKRFNLDIRVYASPGSKLFIDAEGLGFHYFYESEEILGEAINNPTTKDQLIKQFSRLNDTIFELNDVDFEECNAFIPAKLLNAARRDIVQGLYDLKLNSRKKRTKALIAKEKISFAPEKPYLTASVTNKEQYDACVSCGIKEIYFENVVRRNENDYKDKEGQLLIGGYGGIYHYRATNPFVTDYSLNVINATSCYELYKLGAKRVTLSHELNKSQIDDLMNAYYEENDGYPALEMIVYGRAPLMFTKYCPMKKMNQCRICKTKSYELKDEHGTFPILSHEDCTTTILNGKTLNLLDELPDIKGIEALRLNFTVESKEQVVKVINMASGKLNGSMNNAVFNQETDTRGHFNKEIV; from the coding sequence ATGACTGAATTATTAGCTCCAGCAGGAAATATGGAAGCTTTAAAAGCTGCAATATCTAACGGTTGTGATGCAATATACTTAGGAATGCAAAAATTTGGTGCACGCGCATACTCTTCTAATTTTGATGTTGAATCGTTAAAAGAGGCTGTTACTTATGCGCACCTGAGGGACGTTAAAATCTATGTTGCCATGAATACCATCGTTTTCGAAAACGAAGTTGAAGAGATGAAGGCGCAGATACGCGAATTAAATGAAATCGGTGTGGATGGCGTTATCGTCCAGGACCTGACTGCTTTTGATTACATCGTCAAAAACTTTCTTGATATGGAAGCACATTGTTCAACGCAAATGGGAATCGACGATGTAGACGGAACTTTATTATTTAAAGAACTTGGTGCTAAGAGAGTTGTTCTGTCCCGTGAGGTTAAGATTGAAAAAGTAAAAGAGATCAAAAGAATAGCTGAAATCCCTTTAGAAATTTTCGTTCACGGTGCTTTATGTGTATCTTATTCCGGGAACTGTCTAATGTCAGGATTACTCGGCAATCGGTGCGCAAACCGCGGAAGATGTGTGGGTTCATGCCGTAAGGAGTATGAGCTAATGGATAAGACGACAGATACCTCTTTAGGGAAAAGCTATATTCTATCTACTAAGGACTTAAACACAATCGATTACGTTGATGATTTAAAAGAAATCGATTCTTTGAAAATAGAAGGCAGAATGAAAGCACCTACGTATGTTGCTAATGTTGTATCCAAATATCGCCGGGCCTTAGATCATAAAGTAACCGAAGAAGATAAGGAAAATTTGAAAAAAACATTCAATAGAACCTTTACTAAAGGATATTTGTTTAACGAAGACAGGAGAAATATTACAAACATCTCAAAGCCTAATAACTTTGGTTATGAAATTGGAACAATCAGCAAGGTGGATAAAGACCGGTATGAAATAACACTTACACGTACTCTAAATCAAAACGATACGATCCGGATAAATCATAACAATGAAGATGTTAATTTAATGGTTGCAAAGCTGTACGATAAAAATGGCGAATTAATCAGCAAAGCACAGGATGTCTGCTATATCAAAATCAAAGAAAAGTTGGCTACAGGAGATTTAGTATATAAAACGAAGGATTATTTCTATACCAAAGAATTAGAAGCATCACTGGAAAAAGAATTTAAGCGGTTTAACCTGGATATTAGAGTATATGCAAGTCCGGGTTCAAAGCTTTTCATAGATGCGGAGGGCTTAGGCTTTCATTATTTTTATGAGAGTGAGGAAATACTAGGCGAAGCCATTAATAACCCAACAACAAAAGACCAGTTAATCAAGCAATTCTCAAGATTAAATGATACAATATTCGAACTTAATGATGTCGATTTTGAGGAATGCAATGCATTTATTCCGGCTAAACTGTTAAATGCAGCAAGAAGAGATATTGTGCAGGGATTATATGACTTAAAGCTTAACAGCCGGAAGAAAAGAACCAAGGCTTTAATAGCAAAAGAAAAAATAAGCTTTGCCCCTGAAAAGCCATACCTTACGGCCTCTGTAACGAATAAGGAGCAGTATGATGCTTGCGTGAGCTGCGGGATTAAGGAAATCTATTTTGAAAATGTAGTTAGAAGAAATGAGAATGATTATAAGGACAAAGAAGGGCAGCTGCTAATCGGAGGATATGGCGGTATTTATCACTACAGAGCAACAAATCCGTTTGTTACGGACTATTCTTTAAACGTTATTAATGCTACCAGCTGCTATGAATTGTATAAATTAGGTGCAAAACGGGTTACTTTATCTCATGAATTGAATAAGAGCCAAATTGATGATTTAATGAATGCCTATTATGAAGAAAATGATGGCTATCCTGCACTGGAAATGATTGTATACGGCAGGGCTCCTTTGATGTTTACGAAATATTGTCCGATGAAAAAAATGAATCAATGCAGAATCTGTAAAACGAAGAGCTATGAGCTAAAAGATGAACACGGAACGTTCCCTATCCTTTCCCATGAGGATTGTACAACGACTATTCTTAACGGGAAGACGCTTAATCTTTTAGATGAGCTGCCAGACATCAAAGGAATCGAGGCGCTCAGATTAAACTTCACAGTTGAATCTAAAGAGCAGGTTGTGAAAGTGATTAATATGGCCTCAGGCAAATTAAATGGCTCCATGAATAATGCTGTCTTTAATCAGGAAACAGACACCCGAGGACATTTTAATAAAGAGATTGTGTAG
- a CDS encoding helix-turn-helix domain-containing protein, which translates to MMDKEILKLVGTRIRALRKERGLSQEALGEKGGFHFSYIGQIERGEKNVSLLNLHKIAESLEVNLVQLFAYQDEEFMVTAAESDIQQIVSMLRDANDEKVRVAKNVLKELL; encoded by the coding sequence GTGATGGATAAGGAAATATTGAAGCTCGTCGGAACCCGGATTCGTGCTCTTCGGAAAGAGCGGGGTTTATCGCAGGAAGCACTTGGGGAGAAAGGCGGATTTCATTTTTCATACATAGGGCAGATTGAGCGTGGTGAGAAGAATGTTTCTTTATTGAATTTACATAAGATCGCGGAATCGCTTGAAGTTAATTTAGTTCAGCTGTTTGCGTATCAGGATGAAGAGTTCATGGTCACCGCAGCAGAGAGTGATATTCAGCAGATCGTCAGTATGCTTCGTGACGCTAATGATGAGAAGGTACGCGTGGCCAAAAATGTACTAAAGGAATTATTATAA